The following coding sequences lie in one Maribacter forsetii DSM 18668 genomic window:
- a CDS encoding sulfite exporter TauE/SafE family protein, whose product MLIPIEHLIILCIGFFIIATLYSSVGFGGGSSYLALLTLFLTSFFEIRSIALVCNLVVVSGSTYLYFKNGHAKWKDFLPFVLASIPLAYIGATFRLKESVFFMILGCSLILSALFLAVQTFNINQSKKEVEDYPNYLSYVLGAGIGFLSGLVGIGGGIFLAPILNHLRWNKAIKIAALASFFILVNSVSGLFGLITSNSLSLPWLETICLVVAVLLGGQLGIRISLKKLSANGIKRVTALLVFVVGIRVLLVNGLGLF is encoded by the coding sequence ATGTTGATACCAATTGAGCATCTAATTATACTATGCATTGGTTTTTTTATCATTGCTACACTTTATTCTTCTGTAGGTTTTGGTGGTGGCTCTAGCTATTTGGCTTTGTTAACGCTTTTTCTAACTAGTTTTTTTGAGATTAGATCAATTGCATTGGTTTGTAATTTAGTAGTTGTTTCCGGTAGTACGTATCTGTATTTTAAAAATGGTCATGCAAAGTGGAAAGATTTTTTACCCTTTGTTTTGGCAAGTATTCCGTTGGCATATATAGGAGCTACATTTCGTTTAAAAGAGAGTGTATTTTTTATGATTTTGGGATGTTCTCTTATTCTATCAGCATTGTTCTTGGCAGTTCAGACCTTTAATATAAACCAATCTAAAAAAGAGGTTGAAGATTATCCTAATTATTTAAGTTATGTATTGGGAGCGGGAATTGGGTTCTTGTCTGGATTAGTAGGGATTGGTGGAGGAATTTTTCTTGCTCCGATTTTAAATCATTTACGATGGAATAAAGCCATCAAAATAGCCGCTCTAGCAAGTTTCTTCATTTTGGTAAATTCTGTATCTGGGTTATTTGGGTTGATAACCAGTAATTCATTGTCATTACCATGGCTAGAAACTATTTGCTTGGTTGTAGCCGTTCTTCTTGGCGGACAGTTAGGTATTCGCATCAGTCTTAAAAAACTTTCGGCAAACGGTATTAAAAGGGTTACAGCTTTGTTGGTGTTTGTAGTGGGTATTAGAGTCTTGTTGGTAAATGGACTCGGGTTATTTTAG
- a CDS encoding molybdopterin molybdotransferase MoeA, with protein MITFKEAYQKVLDHPLDLGTENVSLLNSLNRILAEDIFADRDFPPFDRATKDGIALQFSDFTNNGHSFVVEGIAAAGEVQQILKDKSNCLEVMTGAVVPENCDTVVMYEHITIVDNKVTINEKVKRGQNIHYQGSDEKAGTLLLSKGKKITPAEIGVMATVGKATVEVMGNPKICTIATGNELVEVRDIPKPHQIRKSNMLTIEAALMNSKIEASSLHLLDDKAIIKNELEKALTENDVLLLSGGVSKGKFDFIPEVMESLGVEKVFHRVLQRPGKPFWFGIHSKLKTVIFSFPGNPVSTFANYHLYFLPWLQVSWGVPLENSYIKLSVAIKITQPLTRFIQVGTEIKDGISWATPVVENGSGDLTSLAKADGFVCLEPRSNDYEVGEVVPFVRTR; from the coding sequence ATGATTACATTTAAAGAAGCATATCAGAAAGTGTTAGACCATCCTCTTGATTTGGGAACGGAGAATGTTTCACTTTTAAATAGTTTAAATAGAATATTGGCTGAAGATATTTTTGCTGATAGGGATTTCCCTCCATTTGATCGGGCAACCAAGGATGGTATTGCACTTCAGTTCTCAGATTTTACAAATAATGGTCATTCTTTTGTTGTTGAAGGAATTGCTGCCGCCGGTGAAGTTCAACAAATTTTAAAAGATAAAAGTAATTGTTTGGAAGTGATGACGGGTGCTGTAGTGCCTGAAAATTGTGATACTGTTGTTATGTATGAACACATCACTATTGTAGATAACAAGGTTACAATTAACGAGAAGGTCAAAAGAGGTCAGAATATACATTATCAAGGTAGTGATGAAAAGGCTGGTACGCTTCTATTATCAAAAGGAAAAAAAATTACTCCAGCGGAAATCGGAGTGATGGCTACGGTTGGGAAAGCTACGGTTGAGGTTATGGGTAATCCTAAAATTTGCACTATTGCTACTGGTAATGAATTGGTAGAGGTAAGGGATATTCCAAAGCCACATCAAATTAGAAAATCTAATATGCTAACAATTGAAGCAGCATTAATGAATTCTAAAATTGAAGCGAGTTCCCTTCATTTATTGGATGATAAAGCAATTATTAAAAATGAATTGGAAAAAGCATTAACTGAAAACGATGTGCTTTTGTTAAGTGGCGGAGTTTCAAAAGGAAAGTTTGATTTTATCCCGGAAGTAATGGAATCATTGGGTGTGGAGAAAGTTTTTCATAGAGTATTGCAAAGACCAGGTAAGCCATTTTGGTTTGGAATTCACTCAAAATTGAAAACGGTTATTTTTTCTTTTCCAGGAAATCCGGTTTCTACATTTGCCAATTATCATCTCTATTTTTTACCATGGTTGCAGGTCTCTTGGGGAGTGCCATTAGAAAATTCGTATATTAAGCTAAGTGTAGCAATTAAAATAACACAGCCGTTAACCCGGTTTATTCAGGTGGGTACTGAAATAAAAGATGGTATATCTTGGGCAACGCCCGTAGTCGAAAATGGATCGGGAGATTTAACAAGTTTAGCAAAAGCTGATGGTTTTGTTTGCCTAGAACCAAGAAGTAATGATTATGAGGTAGGGGAGGTTGTACCATTTGTAAGAACCAGATAG
- a CDS encoding amidohydrolase family protein produces MKKFITIIIALALVLPALAQQTPGSKQTEAITIEGATAHLGNGEVIESSLIMFEDGKITFVGDSKMRIARKGKVIDATGKHVYPGFIAPAKTLGLVEIDAVRASKDEDEIGDFIPHVRSLIAYNAESKVVESMRPNGILIGQIAPSGGRISGTSSIVQFDAWNWEDAAIKVDDGIHLNWPSTFKQGRWWAGEDPGYHPNKDYAEQTEAVATFLKNAAAYGKSTPKEVNPAYAAMQGVFDGSQKLYVHADDEKQIIDAINTLKSNGAKEVVLIGGYHAYKIPEFLKSNNIPVLVQYTHNLPVFDDDDYDLPYKLPKLLVDAGLLVGIQNSDAVNFQTRNLPFYAGQAAQQGLDKEIAVQLLTGNTAKILGIDDLYGTLENGKSATLFISEGDALEMAGNQLTHVFIDGRTVSLETHQTELWKRYMGKYEGE; encoded by the coding sequence ATGAAAAAATTTATAACCATAATCATAGCCTTAGCGCTGGTCCTACCAGCTTTGGCACAACAAACACCCGGTTCTAAACAAACCGAAGCTATTACTATTGAAGGTGCCACCGCGCATTTAGGTAACGGAGAAGTTATTGAAAGCTCACTTATCATGTTTGAAGATGGTAAAATTACTTTCGTAGGCGACTCTAAAATGAGAATTGCCAGAAAAGGTAAAGTAATAGATGCCACGGGAAAACATGTTTACCCAGGCTTCATTGCCCCTGCAAAAACTTTAGGTCTTGTTGAAATTGATGCCGTAAGAGCATCTAAGGATGAAGATGAGATAGGAGATTTCATACCACATGTTAGAAGTTTAATCGCGTATAATGCAGAATCAAAAGTGGTAGAAAGCATGCGACCTAATGGAATTTTGATCGGACAAATTGCACCGTCTGGTGGCAGAATCTCAGGTACATCAAGTATTGTACAGTTTGACGCTTGGAACTGGGAAGATGCCGCTATTAAAGTAGATGATGGGATTCATTTAAACTGGCCAAGTACTTTTAAGCAAGGTCGTTGGTGGGCTGGCGAAGATCCAGGCTATCACCCAAACAAAGATTATGCAGAACAAACAGAAGCAGTTGCTACATTTTTAAAGAATGCTGCCGCTTATGGAAAATCGACACCAAAAGAAGTAAACCCAGCTTACGCAGCAATGCAAGGAGTATTTGATGGCAGCCAAAAATTATATGTGCATGCCGATGATGAAAAGCAAATTATCGATGCAATCAACACTTTAAAGTCTAATGGCGCCAAAGAAGTCGTATTAATTGGTGGTTATCATGCCTATAAAATTCCTGAGTTTTTAAAGAGCAATAACATTCCCGTTTTGGTTCAGTACACACACAACTTACCTGTATTTGATGATGATGATTATGATCTACCTTATAAATTACCTAAGTTGTTGGTAGATGCGGGTTTATTAGTAGGAATACAAAATTCAGATGCGGTGAACTTTCAAACTAGAAATTTACCTTTCTATGCAGGTCAAGCAGCACAGCAAGGTTTGGACAAAGAAATAGCCGTTCAATTATTAACAGGTAATACTGCCAAGATTTTAGGTATAGATGATCTTTATGGAACATTAGAGAATGGCAAAAGTGCCACACTTTTCATATCTGAAGGTGATGCTTTAGAAATGGCCGGAAATCAATTAACACATGTTTTTATTGATGGTAGAACAGTTTCATTAGAAACACACCAAACTGAGCTTTGGAAACGCTATATGGGCAAGTACGAAGGAGAATAG
- a CDS encoding amidohydrolase family protein, whose protein sequence is MKKLFFALCLLGYGSLLTAQDYFPENAGVKVNNNNYTAFTNAKIFVTPTQVIEKGTLLIQHGKVVSASSSVSIPKNAVVIDLDGKSIYPSFIDVYSKFGVEQAKKKPGRGRSTQYEPSREGYYWNDHIMPENKAIEKFTYNDKEAKILREAGFGVVNSHIQDGIARGTGVLIALNGNGTNANRILDDRSAQYFSLSRSIAKGQSYPGSLMGTLALLRQMYSDADWYAKGNASTTDLSLEALNENKSLVQIFEAKDKSHDLRADKIGDANDIQYTILGGGNEFERIEEIKATNAKYILPLNFPDAYDVSNPFAVGYVSLQDMRYWNQAPSNPKVLAENGIQFSLTTHDLKSPAKFKAKLIKAIEYGLSSTKALEALTTVPAQILGKSNEIGSLKTGALANFLITSGDVFDKSTTLYENWVQGTKSVVNSMDSKDIRGDYNLTVQGKSYDVSITGEISKPKIEVKQDTSKLSSKIAYNDNWVTMSFATDKGEKTYRMIGAVTKASDNLTGRLVLPDGTESQFTATKSKSFTEKEAEKKDKDKTIKVMPVTFPNVGYGFASKPKAQNTLFKNATVWTSEDAGILENTDVLVKNGKIVKIGKDLNAGGATVIDATGKHLTAGIIDEHSHIAALAVNEAGQNSSAEVKMEDVVDPEHMGIYRSLAGGVTSLQLLHGSANPIGGRSAILKLKWGEEADGLIYDNSPKFIKFALGENVKQSNWGSFSRFPQTRMGVEQLYMNYFQRAKEYDTKKKNSEPYRYDEEMEVLAEIINGERFISCHSYVQSEINMMMKVAEHFGFRINTFTHILEGYKVADKMAEHGVGAGTFSDWWAYKFEVNDAIPYNAAIMQQQGVVTAINSDDREMIRRLNQEAAKTIKYGGMTELEAWKMVTINPAKLLHLDNRVGSIKEGKDADLVLWSGSPLSIYTKAEKTMIEGVTYFDLETDKKNREKIKKERNELVTMMLKEKSSGKKTQGPKQSVKRDFTCESL, encoded by the coding sequence ATGAAAAAACTATTTTTTGCGCTATGCCTACTCGGGTATGGCTCATTATTAACTGCACAAGATTATTTCCCAGAAAACGCTGGGGTAAAAGTCAACAATAACAACTACACGGCTTTTACGAATGCAAAAATCTTTGTAACCCCTACCCAAGTAATTGAAAAGGGAACATTATTAATTCAACACGGTAAAGTAGTTAGCGCTTCAAGTTCCGTTAGCATTCCAAAAAATGCTGTTGTTATCGATTTAGATGGAAAATCTATTTACCCTTCCTTCATTGATGTGTATTCTAAGTTTGGAGTAGAACAAGCAAAGAAAAAACCAGGCAGAGGCAGATCTACTCAATATGAACCTTCTAGAGAGGGCTATTACTGGAACGACCATATCATGCCCGAAAACAAAGCAATTGAGAAATTCACTTATAATGACAAGGAAGCCAAAATACTTCGTGAAGCTGGTTTTGGTGTCGTTAACTCTCACATTCAAGATGGTATTGCCAGAGGTACCGGTGTGCTTATTGCTCTAAATGGAAACGGAACTAATGCAAACAGAATTTTAGATGACCGTTCTGCACAGTATTTTTCTTTAAGCAGAAGTATTGCCAAAGGGCAATCTTATCCTGGTTCATTAATGGGAACATTGGCGCTGTTGAGACAAATGTATAGTGATGCCGACTGGTATGCTAAAGGCAATGCGTCTACTACGGACCTTTCTTTAGAAGCACTTAATGAAAATAAAAGTTTGGTTCAAATTTTTGAAGCAAAAGATAAATCCCATGATTTACGTGCCGATAAAATTGGAGATGCCAATGATATACAATACACCATTTTAGGTGGCGGTAATGAATTTGAGCGCATTGAAGAAATAAAAGCTACCAATGCAAAATATATATTACCACTTAACTTTCCAGACGCCTACGATGTTTCTAATCCGTTTGCCGTAGGGTATGTTTCTTTACAAGATATGCGTTATTGGAACCAAGCTCCTTCTAACCCAAAGGTATTGGCAGAAAACGGAATTCAGTTTTCACTGACTACCCATGATTTAAAATCACCCGCTAAATTTAAAGCGAAGTTGATTAAAGCCATTGAATACGGACTTTCCTCTACCAAAGCATTAGAAGCTTTAACTACCGTACCTGCGCAAATATTAGGGAAATCGAACGAAATAGGTTCTTTAAAAACAGGTGCTCTTGCCAACTTCTTAATTACTTCAGGTGATGTTTTTGATAAATCTACTACACTATACGAAAACTGGGTTCAAGGCACAAAAAGTGTTGTTAATTCAATGGATTCAAAAGACATTCGTGGAGATTACAACTTAACCGTTCAAGGAAAATCTTATGATGTTTCTATAACAGGAGAAATCTCTAAACCTAAAATCGAGGTAAAACAAGACACTTCAAAATTGTCTTCTAAAATAGCATATAATGACAATTGGGTAACTATGTCATTTGCGACAGATAAAGGTGAAAAAACATATAGAATGATAGGTGCAGTTACTAAAGCATCGGACAATCTAACTGGTCGTTTGGTATTACCTGATGGTACAGAGTCGCAATTCACGGCAACCAAATCCAAATCTTTCACAGAAAAAGAAGCTGAGAAAAAAGACAAGGACAAAACAATAAAAGTAATGCCGGTTACCTTCCCTAATGTAGGGTATGGATTCGCATCAAAACCAAAAGCACAAAACACACTGTTCAAAAATGCTACGGTATGGACAAGTGAAGATGCTGGTATCTTAGAAAATACCGATGTTCTTGTTAAAAACGGAAAAATTGTCAAAATAGGAAAAGATTTAAACGCTGGTGGCGCAACAGTTATTGATGCTACAGGCAAACATTTAACTGCTGGTATCATTGACGAACATAGTCATATTGCAGCTTTAGCCGTAAACGAAGCTGGTCAAAACAGTTCTGCCGAAGTAAAAATGGAAGATGTGGTAGACCCAGAACATATGGGTATTTATCGCTCTCTTGCAGGTGGTGTTACATCTCTACAATTACTACATGGTTCTGCAAACCCAATTGGTGGTAGATCTGCCATATTGAAATTAAAATGGGGCGAAGAAGCAGACGGATTAATATATGACAACTCACCTAAGTTCATCAAATTCGCACTTGGTGAAAATGTAAAGCAAAGTAACTGGGGCAGCTTCTCTCGTTTCCCACAAACACGTATGGGTGTTGAACAGTTATACATGAACTATTTTCAAAGGGCAAAAGAGTATGACACCAAAAAGAAAAATAGTGAGCCTTACCGTTATGATGAGGAAATGGAAGTATTGGCTGAAATCATAAACGGAGAACGTTTTATTTCTTGTCACTCTTATGTGCAAAGCGAGATCAATATGATGATGAAAGTTGCTGAACACTTTGGCTTCAGAATTAATACGTTCACTCATATCTTGGAAGGGTATAAAGTAGCCGATAAAATGGCGGAACATGGTGTTGGTGCCGGTACGTTTAGTGACTGGTGGGCATACAAATTCGAAGTAAACGACGCTATACCTTACAATGCTGCTATCATGCAACAGCAAGGTGTTGTTACGGCAATTAATAGTGATGACCGCGAAATGATCAGAAGATTAAATCAAGAAGCTGCAAAAACTATTAAGTATGGTGGCATGACAGAATTAGAAGCTTGGAAAATGGTTACTATTAATCCTGCTAAGCTTTTACATCTAGATAATCGTGTAGGTAGTATTAAAGAAGGTAAAGATGCAGATTTGGTATTATGGTCTGGTAGTCCACTATCTATTTATACGAAAGCAGAAAAAACAATGATCGAAGGTGTTACTTATTTTGATTTAGAAACGGACAAGAAAAACCGTGAGAAAATCAAAAAAGAAAGAAATGAGTTGGTTACCATGATGCTTAAAGAGAAAAGTAGTGGTAAAAAAACTCAAGGTCCTAAACAGAGTGTAAAAAGAGACTTCACTTGTGAAAGCCTTTAA
- a CDS encoding DUF3810 domain-containing protein, translated as MKISLKNAIVISLIPQIIIVKWLGTRSDLVEKYYSNGLYPIISKFFRLLLGWIPFSVGDIIYFVLIVLALLYLIKNRKYIWRNKLKFLQNVAMVLSVAYFTFHVMWGLNYYREPLAKKLELTPNKDYQDLLEFTERLIQKTNETQVTITNDSSLAVKIPYSQKEIFNKTIQGYDHLKTIHPFLAYDRPSIKKSLFSTGLTYMGYAGYLNPFTNEAQVNDLLPNFRFPFVAGHEVGHQLGYSAENETNFIGYLVTSNNEDDYFKYAAYAYGLGYCLNDIRRSDKKDFDRLMLQLNAGVKSNFQEMAIFWNSYENPMEPVFKSVFDTFLKANNQKEGIKSYSAVVLFLVAYHKDHPL; from the coding sequence ATGAAGATATCTTTAAAGAATGCCATTGTAATTTCATTGATTCCCCAAATCATTATTGTAAAATGGCTAGGTACGCGGTCAGACTTAGTTGAAAAATACTATAGTAACGGATTATATCCTATAATTTCTAAATTCTTTAGACTACTATTGGGATGGATACCCTTTTCAGTAGGTGATATTATTTACTTCGTATTAATAGTACTTGCACTCCTGTACCTAATTAAAAACAGAAAATACATTTGGCGAAATAAACTGAAATTTTTACAAAATGTAGCCATGGTACTGTCCGTCGCTTATTTCACATTTCATGTGATGTGGGGTTTAAATTATTATAGGGAACCGCTAGCTAAAAAACTGGAATTAACACCTAATAAAGATTATCAAGACTTACTTGAATTCACAGAACGGTTAATTCAAAAAACGAACGAAACACAGGTAACTATCACAAACGACTCAAGTTTAGCAGTCAAAATTCCGTATTCTCAAAAGGAGATTTTCAACAAAACAATTCAAGGTTACGACCATTTAAAAACGATACATCCATTTTTAGCTTACGATAGACCAAGCATTAAAAAATCATTATTCAGTACCGGCTTAACATATATGGGCTACGCCGGATATTTAAATCCGTTTACCAACGAAGCTCAAGTAAACGATTTACTGCCCAACTTTAGATTTCCCTTTGTTGCAGGTCATGAAGTTGGTCACCAGTTGGGATATTCCGCAGAAAACGAAACAAACTTTATAGGTTATTTGGTTACATCTAATAACGAAGATGACTATTTTAAATATGCAGCTTATGCCTATGGCTTAGGCTATTGTCTAAATGATATTAGAAGGTCAGACAAAAAAGATTTCGACAGATTAATGCTTCAGCTAAACGCCGGTGTTAAAAGCAACTTTCAAGAAATGGCTATTTTTTGGAACTCTTATGAAAACCCTATGGAACCCGTATTTAAATCTGTTTTTGATACGTTCCTAAAAGCTAATAATCAAAAAGAAGGAATTAAAAGTTATAGCGCTGTAGTACTCTTTTTAGTAGCCTATCACAAAGATCATCCACTTTAA